The genome window TACCTTCTCCTGAATGGTCGTTGGCGTCGTATACCCCCGATCGGCCAGGGCATTCAGGAGCGGTTTCGTTAAATTTAGTTCGTCGAAATTCATAGTTATGCTGTCTACCAAACCACGAAGGTAGGCTTAATCTTTAGTAGCCCCCGCATTTTAGGCTACTTTTACAGTATGATAACCCCTCAGCAACAAACACAATTCCTGACTAACCTGGGAATTTCGGCTTTGAACCCGATGCAGGAAGCTGCCCAGAAGGCGATCCGGCAGGACAACGATACGTTTTTGATTGCCCCTACCGGCTCCGGCAAAACGGTCGGGTTTTTATTGCCATTACTCAGTCTGCTTAAACCGGATCAGACAACCGTTCAGTGCCTGATCCTGGCCCCCTCCCGCGAACTGGCGATGCAGATCGAGCAGGTCTGGAAAAAAATGGGAACGGGCTACAAAGTGAACGTGTGTTACGGGGGGCATCCGGTCGAGATCGAGGTCAAGAACCTGAGCAATCCACCCGCGGTTCTGATCGGTACGCCCGGTCGCATTGCCGATCACATTACCCGCCGGACGTTTTCGCTGGATGGCATTCATACGCTGATCCTGGACGAATTCGACAAATCGCTGGCCCTGGGGTTCCATGACGAGATGGATTTTATCGTCGGTGGGTTACGTAATCTTCGGAAACGGGTACTGGTTTCGGCGACATCAGGCATTAGCATTCCCGATTTTATCCGGCTCAACGCGCCAACCAAACTAACCTTCACGGCGGAACCTGACGATCAGGCGGGGTTAACAACAAAAGTGGTCTATTCAGTCTCAAAGGATAAGGTCGATACGTTGTTTCAGTTACTTTGCTCACTCGATTCGGAAGCCGCGCTGATCTTCTGTAACCACCGGGATGCTGCCGAACGAACCAGCGAATTGCTGGCCGAGCGGGGCATTCGTTCGCTGGTCTACCACGGCGGTATGGAGCAGGCCGACCGTGAACGGGCGCTGATCCAATTTCGCAATGGCAGTACCCGCTATCTGGTCACGACCGATCTGGCCGCCCGTGGTCTCGACATTCCCGAAATGAAATACGTGATCCACTACCATCTGCCCTTGCAGGAACACGAGTTCACGCACCGGAATGGCCGAACGGCCCGGATGCACGCGTCGGGAACGGCCTACGTAATTTTGTCCTCCGAAGAGACGCCCCCGGCTTATCTGGACGCGTCGCTCGACGAGTTCGTTCTTCCAGCCGATGGACCAGCCGGACCAACGCTGCCTGCCCCCCCGGAGTACGTGACTCTTTACGTCAGTGGCGGAAAGAAGAATAAGCTCAACAAAGTCGATATCGTCGGCTTTCTTTCCCAGAAGGGACAACTCGACAAAGGTGATTTGGGGCTAATCGAAGTCAAGGATTTTATCTCATTTGCCGCCGTCAAACAGGCTAAAGTGCAGGCGCTCCTGGCCAGAATCAGCCAGGAAAAGATGAAAGGAAAGAAGTACAAAATTGAAGTAGCACGCTAAAAACACCGCCCGTTTGCCGATGCGCTGGCTCAATAGCAGAACATCGACGAACGGGCGGTAAAGGGCATTTTTAGAGCCGGAGCTTATACACGAGCTAGCGCGTACCGATGCTGGTGCCGGCTGCGTACCACAAGTTAGCCAGTGCCTTCTGTTGTTTAGAGCGTAACTCTTCCAACTTGATCTGATAGTCGATGAGTTTTGCTTCCCGGCTATTGACCAGAAACAACGAACTCTCACCAAGCTGAAATTTTTCAACTTCGGCACGGACCAACCGATCCTGATTGGCCATCGTTTGCTGCTGAGTAACAATCTGCCGTTCCAGCGCGGCCAGCTCGTTCCAGGCTTGTTGCACCTGGTTGACAATATCGCGACCGGTTTGTTGCCGTTCCAGACCGGTCTGCTGGTTCTGGAGCTGGACCTGCCGGAGTTTACCCCGTTCGGCGCGCAGAAACAGCGGAAAGGCCAGATCGACCCCAATCTTGTGGTTATCGGCCTGAAAACCATACGCATTCGATCCGTCGTAGTTGGCTTCCGAAAGAGGACCCCGGCTCAGCAGACTGGCTTCAACCGATACTTTCGGTAACAGTAAGGCCCGTCGGTATCGCTCCTCGATGGTTAGCTGCTGTTGTTTACTGGCCAGTTTGATCAGGTCCGGGTGCTGTTGAGCAGCTCGGTTGAGCAGCTCCTGAAGTTGAACCTGATCGATCTGATTCGGCGGAGCCGCCTGCGGAATAACGGCAAGTGGCAAATCGACGGGTTGAGGAGTGGCATTGTCCTTCGCACTCCACAAAAAGGCAGTTAAACCCAGGCGGGTATTTTGCAGATCAACAACCGCTTGCTGAAGTTGGACCTGCCGGTCCTGAACCGTGATCAGGGCTTCGGTGGTATCGATGGGCGCCGTGTCACCGATCAGCGTCTGCCGCCGAATGGCGATGAAGCGCGTTTGGGCCAATTGATAGCCGCGCTCGATCCAGCGAAACTGCTGATAACCCAGATACCAGTCCCAATACGCCTTGGCCGCGTCCAGGATCGTTTTGTTGATAAGCGACAGCCGATCGGCGTCGGCCAGGTTGATACCCAACTGCGCTTGCCGAAGGGTGTTCCGGCGGGCATCGATGAGCAATCCCTGCGAAACCGGTACGCTCACCCCAAACGCGATCAGGCCCGTGGGCGGAACGGTATATTCAGGATTCAGGTACTTACCCATGTTCCGGTCGTACCCCATCTTTACATCGAGGCCACCCGGCAAAACGGGCACGACCAAACCCGACTGCCACTTATCGTAGTAGAGCGTATTCCCGAAATTCTTGCGCTTATAGTCCGAAAATAACCGGGGATCGAATGCGCCACGGGCCTGCTGCACCTGCGCCTGTGCTTCCTGACTCAGCAAACCAGCCTGTCTGACAATCGGATGATGCTGTAAAACAGCCTGGTAAAATTCCTCTGCCGTAAATACGGGTACTGTATCGGATGCGGACGTACCTGCCGGAGGAGTGATCGACCACGACACCGCCCCGGTCGACGTACCTGACGCCGATATAGCCGTTCTCGACAGGACTTCGGTGGCTACCGGAGTCGCGGGCTGGCGAACCGTAGCCGGACGGTTGGGGATCTGTTGCCCAACTACCGATCCTGTCCAGAGCAGCAGGCTCCAGAAACAGAACTGACGAACGAATGATCTCATACTTTTTCGGTCGTGGTAGGTTCGTTGCGCAGGCTCGGCGGAAATCCATTGAGCTGCCGCCATAGTTCATACCAAATGGGCACATCATCGAGCATAACCCAGCCAATAACACCCGAACCAAGACGAAGCTGCTTTGGCCACGGCTGATCGCCCGGACGAGTGTCAGGTCTGACCAACAGACGGTACATCCCGTTGGGGCTGCTGACAACGTCGATCACCGCGACACGACCGCCAAACGTACCGACCGCAACGGCTGGCCAGCCCGAAAACTGAATGGCAGGCCACCCATCGAACTGGATGCGTACCATGCGCCCGCGCTGGATCAGTGGTACATCCATTGCCCGCACGTACAGCTCAACGGCCAGCGTTGGACTGGCAGGCTGTAGAGTGGCGATGGACTCCCCTTCTTTAATGTTTTCGCCAATACCCGCTTTGAGCGTTCGCACCACGTAGCCGTTCTGCGGGGCACGAATGATGTACAATCCCCGCCGTACGTCTACATTACTGATCTTATTGCGCATCACAGCAATGTCATTGTTGGCGCTGGCTTTGCTTGAAACTGCCGAGCTGCGGTCAGACATCGTTTTGGCGATTTCCTGCTGGTATTTAGCCTGGATGATCTGCAAGTCGAGCCGGGCGTTGGCCAGTTCCTGACGCGTCACGTTCAGTTTGTTTTCCTGCACAATGACCTTGGCGTAATCCTGCTGGAGACTAATGCGCCGGGTTTCCAGATCGGTGAGCGAAAACAACCCGTCCCGATACCCTTTTTCGTACCGTTCCAGCCGGTCGACGGCAATCTGATAGTTTCGGCGGATAGCGACCAGATCGGCACTATCGATGCCTACCTGCAACTGATTTTGACGAACGCGGTTTCGGGCCGACGCCAGATCGACCGTTACGCCCGTACCCAGGGCTTTGATCTGCCCGTCAAGGGCCGTAATCTTGGCTTCCGTTGCCAGCCGGGTACCCTGTTTGGCGGCTAGCTGCTCGTTGAGTCGCTCCGGTAGGTTGGGATCAAAATATTCATCTTTGACCTCAGAAATGACCAGTAACGTATCGCCTTTTCGTACGTACTGCCCTTCACGAACTGCCCACCGCTCGATCCGTCCAGCAATGGCATTCTGAAGCGACTGCGGCCGATCTTCTGGCGTCAGCGACGTGACGGTGCCGCTCCCACTGATGTTCTGACGCCAGGGGAGCAGTAAAACGACAATCGTTAAGAAAAGAAAAAAGAGCATCCAGCGGCCCAGCCGTCGGCTACTTCGGGGGTGCGGGAGTTCGTGTAATGTTTTGAGCGGATAGTCGACGAACATCTGCTCATCAATCGACTGATTAGAGATATTAAGCATGTGTCGTTGTATCAGTTTCTATCGGTAAGTCAGTTACAGCGGCAATTTTTTCGACACCAGCCAGCATGTCGAAAATCGTATCGATGCTGGAGGTTAATTTATCAACGGCTCCCGTGACGAGTACAATCACCAGCTCCGACGCAACGAACTGGCCCAAAGACAGTTGGCGACTTACGACCAGCGATGTTCCCAGGATCAGCAGGCCACCCGTAACCAGCGCCCTGAACGCAACTGAACTGTAATAGAACCGCTTGAGAACGCGAAAGTGATCGTTTCGGTGGCTCACGTAGCTGGCCAGTCGGGAATCGATCTGAGCAATAGGATTGGCCGTATCTTCACCGTCTTTATGCTCCGCCAGGTGCAGCGAATAGCTTTCGAGCCAATCGACGACCTTGTACTTATCGCTTGATTCCTTGATGCTGGTCCGTGTTCCCTCCGGGCCAAACAACCGGACAACGACGTAAATGACCAGGAGTGTAACCAGACCGAACGCGATGAAAATTGGGTGGTAGAACGAGAGCAGAATGATACCGAACAGAATCTGAACCGCAGCCGATGGCAGATCGATCAGCACCTTCGACATGCCTTTTTGCAGGGTCACCACGTCAAAGAACCGGTTCATCAGTTCGGGGGGGTAATACCCTTCCATGGCCTCCGGTTTGATGCGGGGCAGGCGGTACGTGAATTCAAACGCGGCCTTGGCAAAGATGCGCTGCTGAATGATCTCAACCAGCGTAAACTGGACGATCGTCAGCAGGCCGCCAACCAGAACGCCGATAATGACCAGTCCGATCATGACATAGACCGAACTAAAAATCATACCACTTGAAACCAGATTGAAGACTGCCTGAATGCCTAGTGGCAGGGTAAGGCCGATCAAGCCCGTGATAATGGCGAACAGAAGAATGTAGACTATATCTTTTCGTTCAGTTCCTAGTAGCCGTAATAGTCGCTGAAGGGGCGATGGGGGTGGCTGCTGAAGCTTACTCACCGTCATTGTTGTTAAAAAAAAGCGTTAATATTAAAAAAGCATTAAAGACCAGTTAAGGAATAACGTCCGTAATCGGGTTTTGGTTTGTTATAAAAGAAATGTGGAATTGATACTACGGTACTCAGATTGAGCGCACACACCGGTTTCTTCCAGCAAGTTCTGAGAAATCATAACTAGCATACCAACCGCTCGTTTGCCCTATTGCACGCTATACTGACCTTCGCTACTGACAAAAGGAAAAACTATCTAAGAATAAACCAATTTTAGGCAAAATGGTTACGCGCGAACGTTACCCAATCTCGCCTAAACCGAATCAGGTAACGTTTCTGCCTTATCCACCGATAACGTACTTATTTAACTTCTTTTAATAAAATAATTTTGGCAATCGTATTTACAGAAGCCGTGGATCGTGTTGAACAGGTTGCCGGACAGACCGTCACGTCCTGTATTCAACAACCAATTGATACAAAATTCTGGGTATTTACCGACTTCGACCTGCTTAGGGTAGCGTTCGGATATACTCAGGCAATGCACCATGCTTTCAAATCGATTGTATCCTGCTACTTTCGTTCTACAATTGCTGAATCATGAAAAACCCACTCTTGTACACCATCAGCCTTCTCCTACTTGTCGGTTCGCTGGCTGCGTTTCGTCCGCAGACCTCGTTTACGGAGGGACCAGACCAAACAACGGGGAAACCGAACGCAACGAAACCCAAGAACATCATTTATATTCTGGCCGATGATCATCGCTACGATTTTATGGGCTTCACGGGTAAGGTCGCCGGTCTAAAGACACCCAATCTGGACAGGCTGGCGAAGGAAGGAGCCCATGTACGCAATGCCTTTGTCAGTACGGCTCTCTGTTCGCCCAGCCGCGCCAGTATCCTGACCGGACAGTACGCGCACACGCACAAGGTGGTCGACAATTTCGCGCCCCTGACACCGGGCCTGAAATTCTTTCCCCAGTACCTGCAAAAGGCGGGTTACAAGACTGCGTTCATGGGAAAATGGCATATGGGCAACACGGACGACGCCCCCCAGCCCGGCTTCGATTACTGGCTCAGTTTCAAAGGGCAGGGTATTTATTATAACCCGACGTTCAACATCAACGGCAAACAGGTCGCCCACCGCGATAGCAGCTACATCTCTGATCTGCTGACCGACTATGCGGTCAACTGGCTCAACTCGCTCGACAAAAACAAACCGTTTTGTCTGTACTTGTCACACAAGGCCGTCCACTCCGAATTTCAGCCCGCCAAACGACATCGGGGGATGTATAAAAACATGCCGATCAATTACCCGGAAACGATGTACCTGACGGCCAGCGACACCAGTAAAATCTGGGGGCCGAAACCCTCAGCAAGTCCTGAATCGAACGCGCTGAAAGTCAACATGGCTGATATGCCCAACTGGGTCAAACAACAGCGGTATAGCTGGCATGGCGTTGATTATCTGTATCATGGCGCGATCGACTTCAATGATTTTTACCGGCAGTACTGCGAAACGCTGATGGGCGTCGACGACAGCGTTGGGCGGGTGCTGAAATGGCTTGAAGAAAATGGTCAGCTGGAGAACACGATGGTCGTTTACATGGGTGACAACGGATTTAGCTTCGGCGAACGGGGGCTCATCGACAAACGGCACATGTACGAAGAGTCGATGCGGGTTCCGTTGCTGGTCCGTTGCCCGGCGGTGGTCAAGCCCGGCACGAAGCTGGATCAGGTCATTCAGAATATAGACCTTGCTCCCACCTTTCTGGCCTACGCGGGTCTTCCCAAACCAACTCAGATGCAGGGCAATTCGTTTTTGTCCCTGCTCAAAGGCGAATCGATCCCCTGGCGCGATCGGGCTTTTTACGAGTACTATTGGGAGGCTGATTTTCCGCAAACGCCTACCATGTTCGGCGTCAGGAACGACCGCTACAAATACATTTTCAACCACGGCGTCTGGGATGCCAACGAGTTGTATGATCTAAAAGCCGATCCGCAGGAAGTGAATAACCTGATTCGTAGCCCGGCGCATCAGGAAATTGCCAAGGACCTGAAAGGACAGGTATTCGACTGGCTCGAATCGACGGGGGGGTTACAGATTCCGCTTCACCCGATCAAACAAAAACGGTTCGATCATCGCTACAAGGATAACTATTAACGCGCTACGCATGGCCATTCGGAACAGGACCGGTTACGGTTTCAAGGCGTAAAATCGCCACTTGGTTGTAAAATCCTTTGGTAACTGCTGATTGGTAAGGATGGCCCGGACCATTTCAACGGGCATCGAGTTGAGTTGCAGGACGGCATCGTGAAACTGCTTGTGCGTCATTTTTCCGCTGTCGACCAGTTCTTTCTTGAGGGCCAGAAATTGAAAGCCACCCGTCATGTAGGCCAGTTGATACAGGGGCGGGTAACCACCGATGAACGACCGGCGGACTTCGCCTTCCGCATTGGCCCGCTCGTGACCGACTCGATCCACCAGAAAGTCGATGCACTGCTGCGGCCCCCAGTTGCCCAGGTGGTAATTGAGCGAAAAGATGATCCGGGCGCACCGGTGCATCCGCCAGAACAACATCCCGATCCGGTCTTCCGGCGACTGCGCAAAGCCCTGTTCCCAGAGCAGCATCTCCCAGTACAGGGCCCAGCCTTCTATCCAGAACGGGGTATCAAAATGACGATACGTTTTGTAACGGTTGTTCATGAACCCCTGCAAATGGTGACCCGCGATCAGCTCATGGTGCACCGTGGCGCGCGAAAAATGAGGATTGTTCCCCCGCATGCTCATCAGTTTGTCCGGGTGTTTCATGCCGTCCGTTGGGTACGAAATCATGATCTGTTCGCCCCCCAGAAAGAACGGATTGACCAGCTGCCGCTCGGGCGACATCATGGTCATTCGCCAGGTTTCTTCGGCCAGTGGTGGGATCGTTATCAAGTCCTTCGCTTTCAGAAATGCCACCGATTCGGTCATCAAGCGCAGAATCATCTCGGGCTGTCTGCCAATGGGCACGTAGCTGTTTTTCACTTTTTCCTGAGCGGCCTTCCAGTTATCGCCAAACCCCATCTCGCGCGCGGCTTTCAACAGTTCGCGGTCGCACCAGGCAAATTCCTGATTGGCCATCTCGATCAACTCCTCCGGCGAATAGGGAATCAGTTCGACCTTTAGTTGACGCAGCAATTCGGTCCGGCCAACGGCAATGCCCCGAATGCCGCTGCCATCCTCTTTGAGGGGTGTCGCTTCGTAACCTTTCCGACGAAAGAAGGCCGTATAAGCCGTTAGCAGGCTATCCGTTTTTTTGTAAGGCTCCGGCACCCACCAGGTGAAATCGGCGTCGTAGTGATTGTAAAAGGAATAAATACTGGTCAACGCTTTTTGTAACCCTTCGGCCGTTGATTCGGCCCGGCGCAGCAATGCGACATCCAGCGTTTTACTTTTGTCGAGTTGCTGCTGACTCTGTCTGATCTGCGTACCGATAGTCGTCAGACTCTGAGCCAGTTGCTTCGCGTTGAGCACATGACCCCGGCGACGTAATTTCTCGACGGCATAGAGGGTATCCGCAAAGGGGAACCAGGCGTTGATCTGCTCCCGTTCCGTAGCTTCGACCGCGAGCTTATCGAGTTGCTGCTGTAAGTCCCGCCGAAACAGCAGGTAATCGACCCGGCTGTCGGTGTTCATCCGGTCGAAATTCAGTTGTTCGACCTGCTTCAGATAGTCAGTATGGAATTTTTGCAACCGCACTCGTCGTTCGGGCGATCCGGTTACGGTATAAAAACGGCTCAGACTCCCTAAATCGGCGTAATATTGGGTCAGGAGATGATGGACATCGCTACTCTGGGGGTTTATGCCGTTACGTAGATTCGGCTGAGCGTCAACGCACAGACTGCCAGCCAGCAACATATATATAAACGATAACGAACTGATCACAATCCGGCGAAGGACCGTATTCTTTGAATTTTTCGTGTGTACGCTCATACAAATTAAATACAGAACAAATAGGCACATTTCTGGCGAATACAGATTGATTCTATGGCAAGTAAAGCATAATGTTACGGATTAATTTGCAACCCTGCTTATGTAAACACCACAACGATTACAATTTGTATTCCTCAGCAACTAAAACTGACCAATGGACAACAGTATGCGTCTGGGCGTTAAACGGGGAACCGTTACGCTGGTGCCTTATCAGTCTGCCTAGAAACTGGCTTATGAAACGGAGCGTGATTTATTGCTAACCGTGTTCGAGGGTGTTGCGCTGGCTATTCAACATATTGGTAGTACGGCGGTGGAGGGCTTGTCGGCTAAGCCAATTATCGACATTGCCATCAACATACAAACGTTACCCATTGACGACGATATTCTTAATCAACTGGCGCGATGCGGCTACAAAGAGCGTGTTAACCGACTCGGCCCCGAACAGGCGGTCTACGTAAAAGGTACAGAGGAAATGGAAACTCATATTTTACATATCATTCCCGTTGGCAACCCGGATTGGCATAACAAAATACGGTTTAGGGACCATTTAAGAAATCATCCAGCCAGTCGGACACTATATGAACAGATAAAACAGGAACTTAGCCGCCAATACATAACTGATCGTGGAAGCTATACGAAAGGCAAAGAGCCATTCATTCGCCAGGTCCTGTCTATTAATCCGGGTTAATTATATCACAGGTCATTTATGCAGTGGAAACCAACGCTCAACTATGCTTCATCTTTTCCCGTATTATTTAGCCCTTATCATTATCATCGTGCTCTTGATCATGCTGGCCAACAGGATCAAAGTGGCGTACCCTATCTTGCTGGTACTGGCCGGTTTAGGGATTAGTTTCGTGCCGGGCGTACCGCTAATTCAAATCGACCCCGAACTTATTTTCGTTATTTTTCTGCCACCCCTTTTGTACGAAGCCGCCTGGGCCATCTCCTGGAAAGAACTCTGGAAGTGGCGACGGATTATTGGCAGCTTCGCGTTTATCGTCGTGTTTTTGACGTCGTTTGCCGTGGCCTGGGCGTCCAGTATGTTTGTTCCGGGCTTTACGCTGGCGCTGGGGTTTCTGCTGGGAGGCATCGTGTCACCACCCGACGCGGTGAGTGCCGGGGCTATTCTGAAATTTGTCAACATACCCAAACGACTGGAATCCATGCTTCAGGGCGAAAGTCTGCTCAATGACGCATCGAGCTTAATTATCTTCCGATTTGCCCTCATTGCCGTGAGTACCGGGCATTTTATCGTGCAGGATGCAGCCCTTAGTTTCGGCTGGATGGTGTTCGGCGGTGTAGCGATCGGGTTAGCCATTGCCTACCTCTTTTTCAAGCTGCACACCCTACTCCCAACCGACGCCAACACCGATCTTGTGCTTACACTGGTCGCGCCCTATGTGATGTACATTGCAGCCGAATCGGTCCATAGTTCGGGCGTGCTGAGCGTGGTTAGCGGGGGTTTGCTCCTATCCCAGCGACGGCATCTTTTCCTGAGCAGTACCAGTCGGTTGCGGGCCGTCAATGTGTGGGAATCGCTGAGTTTTATTCTGAATGGACTGGTGTTCATGCTCATTGGGCTGGACCTCCCCGAAATCACCGCCGGCCTGGATGGGGTCAGTACGATCACCGCCGTTGGCTACGGTTTGCTGATCACGGCGGTACTGATCATTAGCAGATTACTGTCGGCTTTCGGGGCTATTGTCGTCACCATGATTGCCCGAAATTTCATAACCGTCGCTGATTCAACGTATCCGGGTATCAAAGGCCCTTTTGTATTGGGCTGGGCTGGTATGCGCGGGGTCGTGTCGCTGGCAGCCGCCTTGTCTATTCCGGTTCACCTGAGCGATGGTGTCGCGTTTCCGCAACGAAACCTTATCCTTTTCATTACGTTCATCGTCATTTTGTCGACGCTGCTGCTACAGGGTCTGACCCTGCCCTACCTGATCCGGGTCTTCCGGTTGCCAGACTCCGATCACCACTTACCCGAAGAGGAAGACTACCATCTGATGTATAAAAAGCTGGTTGCCGAAAGTCTGACTCATCTCAAAACCGAGTATGCCGCGCAGGTGAACGAGCATCCCGCCCTACAGCAACTGGTCAGAAAATGGGAAGACAGCAATCAGTTGCTCGACGATGAATTGCAAACGTCCGATCACAAGGCCATTTACCTGCAACTGCTTGATCAGCAGCGCCAGTGGTTACGCCAGTGGAACAAAGACCCCGTAACCAACGAAGAAGTCGTCCGCAAGCATTTACTGCGATTGGACTTAGAAGAAGAACGGGTTCATTATCTGTAAGTCTGTTGCCGGCGTGTGGCTTCATACGCCGTATCTCCAAGATACGGCGTATGAAGCCACACGCCGTGATTCTGATCGATACGGGTTTTACTGGTTTGTCAAGGAGCGGCCAAAAACCCTGACTCCGTAAATCGAGTTACTATAGCTCATACGATGTCAACCAAAAAATAAGTACGGTTATGAGCGAGAAAGACCTGAAAAAGATAGCCAGAATTGCGTTGGGTGCCAATTTGATTTTTGCCGGAATAAGCCATCTGACCTTCGCCCGCAAGGCGTTCAGAGCTCAGGTTCCCGACTGGATTCCGTTGAAGGTTGATGATACGGTGGTGTATTCGGGCATCGCCGAAATTGCACTGGGCAGTAGCCTCGTGCTGACCAATGAAAAACACCAGGAGACGGTTGGAAAGGTAGCCGCTTCGTTTTTCACGGCGGTTTTCCCCGGCAACATATCACAGTATGTCAATGACCGCAGCGCATTTGGTCTGGATACGGACACGAAGCGGTTGGTACGCCTGCTCTTTCAACCCGCGCTTGTCTACTGGGCTCTGAAAAGCACCAATAACCTCAAATAAAATAGTCCGACCTTGACCGGTTAGCTGCCCATGCTGTAGGGGCAAGCGTCAGTTTTACCGGATACCCCTCACGTTCGACTACAACGACCGTAGATTCGGCTACGTCTGTCCGTTTGTGGCTGCTGAACTTTGCAACAACAAAACACAGCAACATGAACATTGTCATAACGGGTTCATTAGGTCATATCGGTCAACCGCTGACGGCGGAGCTGGTACAGAAAGGGCATACGGTTACGGTCATCAGCAGTAATCCGGAACGACAAGGGGCCATTGAAGCCTTGGGGGCCACTGCGGCCATCGGTTCCGTAGAGGACGTTGATTTTTTAGTGGCTACGTTTACCGGTGCCGATGTGGTGCATGCCATGGTTCCACCCAAAAATTCCGTTCCCGACCCAATAGCGCGGACGGCGAAATTAGGCGAGTGCCTTGTACAGGCACTTGCGCTGTCGGGCATAAAGCGTGTGGTCTATGTCAGCAGTTACGGGTCGGATCTGGACAAAGGGACCGGATTAATCGTTGGTCATCATCACGTCGAAAATGCGTTGAATGCCTTGCCCGGCCTGGAAGCACTCACGCACCTTCGTGCTACCTACATTTACTACAATTTGTATGCGTACGTGGGCATGATCAAAGCGACGGGATTCATTGCGGCAAATTATGGCGACGATGACCGGGTCGTTCTGGTATCCCCAAAAGACATTGCGGCTGCGGCTGCCGATGAGCTGGTGAACCAAAGTAACGGCAGGCACATTCGCTATGTGGCCAGTGACGAACGGACCTGCAAGGAGATCGCTCAGCTGCTGGGCGCGGCCATTGGCAAACCTGATCTGACCTGGGTAACGACCACCGATGAGCAAATGCAGAACGGCATGGAAGCAAACGGCGTACCGCCGAACGTGGCAGCCCAGCTGGTGGAAATGTACGGTGCCTGTCATACGGGTTCGCTGCATCACGATTATGACCTGCATAAGCCAGCAGTTATGGGCAAGGTGAAACTGGAAGATTTCGCGCAGGAATTCGCTGCGGTGTTTAATCAAAACGAACAACGATGATTTATGGCGAACACGCAACCTCGTCGGATCAAGACCATTAGCGAGTATCACCAGGCGATGGGGCTGCCCAAACCGGCGCACCCACTGGTTAGTGTAATTAACATGGACGCTGTTACCCACTGGCTTGGTGATGAGTCCATCAGCCTGGTGTTCGATTTTTATTCAATTTCGTTAAAGCGGAATTTCAATGCTAAAATCAAATACGGGCAACAGTCGTATGATTTTGATGAGGGGATCATGTTTTTCATGTCGCCAGGTCAGGTGTTTGGCATCGAGCTTAAGAAAGGGGCCACGATAAAACGGTCGGGATGGATGCTGCTCATTCATCCCGATTTCCTCTGGAACACGTCGCTGGCGAAAATGCTGAAGCAGTATGATTTTTTCGATTACTCCGTCAACGAGGCTTTGT of Spirosoma agri contains these proteins:
- a CDS encoding ABC transporter transmembrane domain-containing protein, coding for MTVSKLQQPPPSPLQRLLRLLGTERKDIVYILLFAIITGLIGLTLPLGIQAVFNLVSSGMIFSSVYVMIGLVIIGVLVGGLLTIVQFTLVEIIQQRIFAKAAFEFTYRLPRIKPEAMEGYYPPELMNRFFDVVTLQKGMSKVLIDLPSAAVQILFGIILLSFYHPIFIAFGLVTLLVIYVVVRLFGPEGTRTSIKESSDKYKVVDWLESYSLHLAEHKDGEDTANPIAQIDSRLASYVSHRNDHFRVLKRFYYSSVAFRALVTGGLLILGTSLVVSRQLSLGQFVASELVIVLVTGAVDKLTSSIDTIFDMLAGVEKIAAVTDLPIETDTTTHA
- a CDS encoding DEAD/DEAH box helicase, whose amino-acid sequence is MITPQQQTQFLTNLGISALNPMQEAAQKAIRQDNDTFLIAPTGSGKTVGFLLPLLSLLKPDQTTVQCLILAPSRELAMQIEQVWKKMGTGYKVNVCYGGHPVEIEVKNLSNPPAVLIGTPGRIADHITRRTFSLDGIHTLILDEFDKSLALGFHDEMDFIVGGLRNLRKRVLVSATSGISIPDFIRLNAPTKLTFTAEPDDQAGLTTKVVYSVSKDKVDTLFQLLCSLDSEAALIFCNHRDAAERTSELLAERGIRSLVYHGGMEQADRERALIQFRNGSTRYLVTTDLAARGLDIPEMKYVIHYHLPLQEHEFTHRNGRTARMHASGTAYVILSSEETPPAYLDASLDEFVLPADGPAGPTLPAPPEYVTLYVSGGKKNKLNKVDIVGFLSQKGQLDKGDLGLIEVKDFISFAAVKQAKVQALLARISQEKMKGKKYKIEVAR
- a CDS encoding TolC family protein, which gives rise to MRSFVRQFCFWSLLLWTGSVVGQQIPNRPATVRQPATPVATEVLSRTAISASGTSTGAVSWSITPPAGTSASDTVPVFTAEEFYQAVLQHHPIVRQAGLLSQEAQAQVQQARGAFDPRLFSDYKRKNFGNTLYYDKWQSGLVVPVLPGGLDVKMGYDRNMGKYLNPEYTVPPTGLIAFGVSVPVSQGLLIDARRNTLRQAQLGINLADADRLSLINKTILDAAKAYWDWYLGYQQFRWIERGYQLAQTRFIAIRRQTLIGDTAPIDTTEALITVQDRQVQLQQAVVDLQNTRLGLTAFLWSAKDNATPQPVDLPLAVIPQAAPPNQIDQVQLQELLNRAAQQHPDLIKLASKQQQLTIEERYRRALLLPKVSVEASLLSRGPLSEANYDGSNAYGFQADNHKIGVDLAFPLFLRAERGKLRQVQLQNQQTGLERQQTGRDIVNQVQQAWNELAALERQIVTQQQTMANQDRLVRAEVEKFQLGESSLFLVNSREAKLIDYQIKLEELRSKQQKALANLWYAAGTSIGTR
- a CDS encoding HlyD family secretion protein; its protein translation is MLNISNQSIDEQMFVDYPLKTLHELPHPRSSRRLGRWMLFFLFLTIVVLLLPWRQNISGSGTVTSLTPEDRPQSLQNAIAGRIERWAVREGQYVRKGDTLLVISEVKDEYFDPNLPERLNEQLAAKQGTRLATEAKITALDGQIKALGTGVTVDLASARNRVRQNQLQVGIDSADLVAIRRNYQIAVDRLERYEKGYRDGLFSLTDLETRRISLQQDYAKVIVQENKLNVTRQELANARLDLQIIQAKYQQEIAKTMSDRSSAVSSKASANNDIAVMRNKISNVDVRRGLYIIRAPQNGYVVRTLKAGIGENIKEGESIATLQPASPTLAVELYVRAMDVPLIQRGRMVRIQFDGWPAIQFSGWPAVAVGTFGGRVAVIDVVSSPNGMYRLLVRPDTRPGDQPWPKQLRLGSGVIGWVMLDDVPIWYELWRQLNGFPPSLRNEPTTTEKV